GACCCACGCTCTATAtatcccatttccattcccattcccattccgaATCCCATCAGAATCTCACCCACTCCGAGATCATCCTACCGCATGATTCATTAAAGTCTAAAGAGCTAACTAATAGTcgaaaatttcattaaattttcgCTTCTCGTTTTTTATACAAGCACATATTTATGAATGTTTATAAAACAGAAATTTCTTTCTTCTCAGCATTAACTGCTTTCCAAGGCGAACAAAGAAGAAATTCTTGGTAGACAGGTGGTCGAACCGGTGATACCCCCTAAAAcctaataataaataagtttaaatgcGGATCTTTAAACTGTTACCAactattttcttcttttgtgTGTTATTATTGATTGCAAATAGTATTTGGAAGTTATTAGAAGATCAAAGACTTGTACAATGGtgaaaaaaagttgtaaatcCAAATGTTTTGTAcagaatataaatattattcgctttgaatttatttatttatttttctattccatttttttaacagtttATGTTCTAATATAACTTACAGCTTCATGTgctagtttttatttaattttatatcaaaaacatacCACTCTTCATGAGATAAAATACAGTtatcatttataaataatataaggaAGGAATCATTAgatctaatttaatttaagcattaacgttcagtttttttaaaacttaaatggaGATCTTTTGTTTCCAGTTTCGATAAGTTTGTAAAGGTTTTCATCTCTTCCCTTTGTACTAGcaaattagttaattaaataGAGTATTTGAAATCAAACAGTTTTCGGCTTTTTGACAACTATAGCTgtcaatttttattgatttcgcTTTATACGAGTTATACGAAATCCTATGGCATCCTATGTCTTCCATCGATTGCCGCACTCCTCGCACATGACGAAGGTCATTATGGGCTCGTCGCCATCCTGGGTGTGCAGCTGGACGCAGTTGCGCTTCTTACAGCGCGAACACTTGAAGAGGTCCGTCTTGGTGCCCTGGGCCATCTCGGCCTTCTGGGCCTTGTGGATGGAGTCCTGGACGAACTGCTGGCGCATCTGCTTCAGCTCGTCGCTGGCCATCTCTTCGGGCGTCATCTTGGCCAGCTGCTTGGGGGAGATGATGCCGCGCAGGAACTTGTCGCGCAGCCCGGGATTCTTGGGGTCCCTTAGGTTGGAGAGTCGCGAGCGGATGCGGTTCTTGTACTTCACCTCCAAGTCA
This genomic interval from Drosophila gunungcola strain Sukarami unplaced genomic scaffold, Dgunungcola_SK_2 000162F, whole genome shotgun sequence contains the following:
- the LOC128265820 gene encoding transcription elongation factor S-II produces the protein MEYSVRVKCRKMLESALQMDDLDDLAEGSGHIKNLAFQLEQAIYDELYDLEVKYKNRIRSRLSNLRDPKNPGLRDKFLRGIISPKQLAKMTPEEMASDELKQMRQQFVQDSIHKAQKAEMAQGTKTDLFKCSRCKKRNCVQLHTQDGDEPIMTFVMCEECGNRWKT